The nucleotide window GGCACCTCGCGACTTCCGGAGGCTCCATGACGCCTGATCGCATCACCGTTTCGGTCATCCAGCACCGCCTCGAGTCCATCGTCCAGGAGATGGGGGAGGCCATGCTCCGCACTGCGTACTCGCAGATCCTCAACTCGAGCCGGGATTTCTCCACGGCGGTCTTCGACGGCGAAGGGCGCCTGGCGGCGCAGGCCGAGCACGTGCCGATCCACGTGGGCGCGCTGCCGTGGGCCGTCAAGGCGGTCGCCGAGTACTTCACGGGGCGCATACGCCCCTCCGACGTCTACCTACTTAACGACCCGTACCACGGCGGCAATCACCTGCCGGACTTGACCGTGCTGCTGCCGGTCTTCGTCGGCGAGCGCCTCGCCTTCTGGTCCATCAACCGGGCGCACCAGAGCGACATCGGCGGCGCCACCCACGGCGCCTACAACCCCGGAGCAACCGAGATCTGGCAGGAAGGCATCCGCATCCCGCCGCTCAAGCTCTACGACGCGGGAGAGCTGCGCGACGATGTGATGCAGATGGTGGCGACCAACGTCCGCCACCCCCAGGACTTCCTGGGAGACCTTCGCGCCATGCTGGGCTCGGCGCGCGTGGGTGAGCGCCGCCTCCTCAAGCTGGTCGATGACTACGGCATCGAGACCGCGACCACGGCGGTGGGAGAGGTCCTGGACAGCGCCGAGCGCCAGAGCCGCGCGTGCATCCGGGGATGGAAGGACGGCGTCTACCGCGGGCTCTCCATCCTCGACGACGACGGACACGGCATCGAGGACATCAAGCTCCGCGCCACCGTGACGAAGAAGGGCGACTCGCTGATCGTGGATCTCAGGCAATGCGACCCGCAGGTGATCGGCTTCGTCAACTCCTCGTACCCGAACACGATCTCGGCGGTGCACATGGCGCTCGCCTACCTCCTCGACCCGCGCATCCCGAAAAACGAGGGCACCTTCCGTCCGGTCGAGATCAAGGCGAAGCAGGGCACCATCGTGTGGCCCTATCCGCCGGCGCCGGTGACGCTCGCCACCAACCACTGCGCGCAGGAGATCGCCGAGGCCGTCATCAAGGCGCTGGCCGGCGCCTGCCCCGATCGCGCCCTGGCCGGCTGGTCGCGTCGCTTCCGGATCGCGATCTCGGGGAAAAACCCGCGCACCCAGCGCCCCTTCATCTGGCACCTCTTTCACGCGCGCGGCGGCGGCGGGGCCTCCTCCGCCGGTGACGGGTGGGAGACCGCCGGCGAAGGCCAGGCGGCAGGCGGCATCAAGTTCGGCAGCGTGGAGGTGGCCGAGGCGCGCTTCCCGCTGTTCTTCGAGCGCCACGAATTCCGTCCCGACTCCTTCGGCGACGGACAGTTCCGCGGAGGCGTGGGATCCGTTCTAACGTTGAAGATGGAGACGACAGAGGTCGCCAAGGGCAACACGGCCGGCGACGGCGTGCGCCATCCCTCCTACGGCATCCTCGGCGGCAAAGACGGCCGGCCCCACCGCTACGTCTTGC belongs to Candidatus Methylomirabilota bacterium and includes:
- a CDS encoding hydantoinase B/oxoprolinase family protein, with protein sequence MTPDRITVSVIQHRLESIVQEMGEAMLRTAYSQILNSSRDFSTAVFDGEGRLAAQAEHVPIHVGALPWAVKAVAEYFTGRIRPSDVYLLNDPYHGGNHLPDLTVLLPVFVGERLAFWSINRAHQSDIGGATHGAYNPGATEIWQEGIRIPPLKLYDAGELRDDVMQMVATNVRHPQDFLGDLRAMLGSARVGERRLLKLVDDYGIETATTAVGEVLDSAERQSRACIRGWKDGVYRGLSILDDDGHGIEDIKLRATVTKKGDSLIVDLRQCDPQVIGFVNSSYPNTISAVHMALAYLLDPRIPKNEGTFRPVEIKAKQGTIVWPYPPAPVTLATNHCAQEIAEAVIKALAGACPDRALAGWSRRFRIAISGKNPRTQRPFIWHLFHARGGGGASSAGDGWETAGEGQAAGGIKFGSVEVAEARFPLFFERHEFRPDSFGDGQFRGGVGSVLTLKMETTEVAKGNTAGDGVRHPSYGILGGKDGRPHRYVLLARGKRRVLKTKEVGIPIPPGAVFDIVSAGGGGWGKPSRREPAARASDLENGFVTRKAG